One genomic window of Vicinamibacteria bacterium includes the following:
- a CDS encoding response regulator, with amino-acid sequence MALSGRLEDMNVLEILQIVSFSKRTGSLEIDGPVGRGAVVFREGHIQCAISESTHPLFESLLQKPQDSSRLQLLHSQIRVALQELVALRQGTFEFRVTPDPSVRWKGLDVGSLLLTEGVESQALMLELARALDESRREGASLLESSGEPNATIVDPATTPFPESGLTVVIADDEEQVARILAEALSGAGSKAEIATGVAEASELVRNLLATGSRLALVIDVAMPSSGGESFQGGFEIVELVKEMDADVPILLTAESISPQIRSRAKWLGIAKIAHKPALTKLDPDEYDNDLRSFAATIVDELTSLIASPDEATPTSSMPRLNHAVMFDFLKTMAKQLLAPGNVVARVILRVASRYAERVLLFLVKESRARGLAGVQVGRLDRQVCEAAKKLILDLQDVQPFAEVVYSRGPLSGSHDTQPLPPELEPGRAKTYALLPLMLNHEVLAIIYLDNPISGMNLAHLSGLEVFLAQAGMAMENASLQRRVLSIGEQFSLEDQGPLTQELAPFTRSSKP; translated from the coding sequence ATGGCTCTCAGCGGACGCTTGGAGGATATGAACGTTCTCGAGATCCTCCAGATCGTCTCCTTCTCCAAGCGAACCGGCTCTCTCGAGATCGATGGCCCCGTCGGTCGCGGTGCTGTGGTCTTCCGCGAAGGTCACATCCAGTGCGCCATTTCCGAATCGACTCACCCGTTGTTCGAGTCCCTGCTCCAAAAACCGCAGGATTCCTCTCGCCTCCAGCTCCTCCACAGCCAGATCCGGGTCGCACTCCAGGAGCTGGTGGCCCTTCGCCAGGGGACATTCGAGTTTCGCGTGACGCCCGACCCGTCGGTTCGCTGGAAGGGTCTCGACGTCGGCAGTTTGCTTCTAACCGAGGGGGTCGAGTCTCAAGCTCTGATGCTCGAGCTCGCGCGCGCGCTCGATGAGAGTCGGCGGGAGGGGGCCAGTCTCCTGGAAAGCTCGGGCGAACCGAACGCCACAATCGTCGATCCGGCGACGACACCTTTCCCCGAATCCGGTCTTACCGTCGTCATAGCCGACGACGAGGAGCAAGTCGCCCGAATCCTGGCGGAGGCCCTATCGGGAGCCGGCTCGAAGGCCGAGATTGCCACGGGAGTGGCGGAAGCTTCCGAATTGGTACGTAACCTCTTGGCCACGGGATCCCGTCTCGCGCTCGTCATCGATGTCGCGATGCCGAGCTCCGGCGGGGAGTCGTTCCAAGGTGGCTTCGAGATCGTGGAGCTCGTCAAGGAGATGGACGCCGACGTACCGATCCTCCTGACGGCCGAGAGTATCTCTCCCCAGATCCGTTCCCGCGCGAAATGGCTCGGGATTGCCAAGATTGCCCACAAGCCGGCGCTGACCAAGCTCGACCCCGACGAGTACGATAACGACCTGCGCTCGTTCGCGGCCACAATCGTCGACGAGCTCACGTCCCTCATCGCCTCCCCCGACGAAGCGACGCCGACGTCCTCGATGCCGCGACTCAACCATGCCGTGATGTTCGACTTTCTGAAGACGATGGCGAAGCAGCTGCTCGCTCCCGGCAACGTCGTCGCTCGCGTAATCCTCCGTGTCGCCTCCCGGTATGCGGAACGTGTCCTGCTCTTTCTCGTAAAGGAATCACGAGCCCGCGGACTCGCCGGCGTACAAGTGGGACGGCTCGACCGACAGGTCTGTGAAGCTGCGAAGAAGCTCATTCTCGATCTGCAGGACGTGCAGCCCTTCGCCGAGGTCGTCTATTCGCGAGGACCGCTATCGGGCTCGCACGACACTCAACCGCTCCCTCCCGAGCTCGAACCGGGGCGGGCCAAGACCTATGCCCTATTGCCCCTCATGCTGAACCACGAGGTGCTTGCGATCATCTATCTGGACAACCCGATTTCCGGAATGAACCTGGCGCATCTCAGCGGTCTCGAGGTGTTTCTCGCTCAGGCGGGCATGGCGATGGAAAACGCCTCTCTGCAAAGGAGGGTACTTTCGATCGGTGAGCAGTTCTCCCTCGAAGACCAGGGACCCCTCACCCAGGAGCTCGCGCCCTTCACCCGGAGCTCGAAGCCATGA
- a CDS encoding LpqB family beta-propeller domain-containing protein, with the protein MTTMFLTAMALAGLLEVESLLSIRHPGSPAWSPDGSHVAFVWDRAGVQNLFVVDAVGGWPQARTAYRDGVVGAPFWSADGSVVYFERDGELYEVPRAGAVLPQAVFGTEARESDVRLSPDGRQVAFVRLGDVWIRNLESGREKRLTVTLVSESDLRWSPDGARIAFLYTRSAPRTEGYDYIGRKLLFQRVEGDPQDVGVVSIEGGGVVPVGASPQVEHFPRWLDARRLTLERVSTDLRVREILLADATTGELRTLHRDEDVKWWSLGYLGAEPRPAPDGRFVAFVSDATGWDRLYVVSANGGEARPLTSDGEEVRRFAWSPDGRSIAFDSNADAMNPGRRHLFVVDVEGADGPRRLTSGTGTNTQPADASGFGLVNELGGWSPDGSKLLFQHTDSRRPADLFWLKIGDGAPPRELTYSLPPSVDRNELIEPELVFYAAPDGRQVPAYLFVPRDLDRERKHPAIVWIHGDGIAQNYEGWHIRRDYAVYYSFHQYLAQQGYIVLAPDYRGSIGYGKEWRQLPFRDLGGGDYEDIAASVPYLESLLYVDPERIGVWGLSYGGFLTLKALTEDPELFRCGIDVAGVHDFRYWHRDPGGRWIVGRLGDPDENPEAYLQAAPVERVDRIVRPLLVLHGTADVNVPFLESLHLIDELMKKGKNVDFVAYPGEFHYFHREHVLRDAWRRVEEFFSAHLRG; encoded by the coding sequence CCCAGGCGCGAACCGCCTACCGAGACGGCGTCGTCGGGGCACCTTTCTGGAGCGCCGACGGAAGCGTCGTTTATTTCGAACGCGACGGCGAGCTCTACGAAGTTCCTCGAGCCGGGGCGGTCTTGCCGCAGGCCGTATTCGGGACGGAGGCCCGGGAGAGCGATGTGCGTCTTTCACCCGACGGGCGACAGGTCGCGTTCGTTCGGCTCGGGGATGTCTGGATACGGAATCTGGAAAGTGGTCGCGAGAAGCGCCTTACGGTCACGCTGGTCTCGGAGTCGGACCTTCGGTGGTCGCCCGACGGGGCTCGCATTGCCTTCCTCTACACGCGCTCCGCGCCCCGAACGGAAGGCTACGACTACATCGGGCGGAAACTTCTGTTTCAGCGAGTCGAGGGAGATCCGCAGGACGTCGGGGTTGTGTCGATCGAGGGAGGCGGCGTGGTGCCGGTTGGGGCCAGCCCCCAGGTCGAGCATTTTCCGCGGTGGCTCGACGCCCGGCGCTTGACGCTCGAGCGGGTGTCGACCGACCTGCGAGTCCGAGAGATCCTCCTTGCCGATGCGACCACGGGCGAGCTTCGAACGCTTCATCGGGATGAGGACGTGAAGTGGTGGAGTCTGGGTTATCTGGGAGCCGAGCCCAGGCCAGCGCCCGACGGTCGGTTCGTCGCTTTCGTGAGCGATGCCACCGGATGGGATCGACTCTACGTGGTTTCGGCAAACGGTGGCGAAGCGCGCCCACTCACGAGCGATGGCGAGGAGGTGCGCCGGTTTGCCTGGTCTCCCGACGGAAGGTCGATCGCCTTCGATTCCAACGCCGATGCGATGAATCCCGGAAGGCGCCACCTCTTCGTCGTTGATGTAGAGGGGGCCGACGGGCCCCGTCGGTTGACTTCGGGAACGGGCACGAACACTCAGCCGGCGGACGCCTCGGGTTTCGGGCTGGTTAACGAGCTCGGGGGATGGTCGCCCGATGGCTCGAAGCTCTTGTTCCAGCACACCGACTCGCGTCGCCCTGCCGACCTTTTCTGGTTAAAGATCGGCGACGGCGCGCCTCCTCGCGAGCTGACGTACTCCCTTCCGCCAAGCGTCGATCGGAACGAGCTGATCGAGCCCGAGCTCGTGTTCTACGCCGCGCCCGACGGGCGCCAAGTGCCCGCCTATCTCTTCGTGCCGCGCGATCTCGACCGAGAACGGAAGCACCCCGCGATCGTGTGGATTCACGGGGACGGGATTGCGCAGAACTACGAAGGCTGGCATATTCGCCGCGACTACGCCGTTTACTACAGCTTCCATCAGTACCTCGCCCAGCAGGGCTACATCGTTCTCGCCCCCGACTACCGTGGAAGCATCGGGTATGGGAAGGAGTGGCGTCAGCTGCCCTTCCGCGATCTGGGGGGCGGGGACTACGAAGATATCGCTGCCTCGGTCCCCTACCTCGAGAGCCTCCTCTATGTCGACCCCGAGCGCATCGGTGTCTGGGGCCTCAGCTACGGTGGCTTTCTAACACTGAAGGCCCTTACCGAGGACCCTGAGCTCTTCCGTTGCGGTATCGACGTCGCGGGAGTTCACGATTTTCGCTACTGGCACCGCGATCCGGGGGGCCGCTGGATCGTGGGTCGCCTCGGCGACCCCGACGAGAACCCGGAGGCCTACCTCCAGGCGGCGCCCGTCGAACGGGTCGATCGAATCGTTCGGCCCCTTCTTGTCCTCCACGGCACGGCCGATGTCAACGTACCGTTTCTCGAGTCCCTCCACCTGATCGACGAGCTGATGAAGAAAGGAAAGAACGTCGACTTCGTCGCCTACCCGGGCGAGTTTCATTACTTCCACCGCGAGCATGTCTTGCGTGACGCATGGCGCAGGGTCGAGGAGTTCTTCTCGGCCCATCTTCGAGGATGA
- a CDS encoding transcriptional repressor, whose translation MVERREEFRVLADYLSANGLKHSRQREIVLEHFLETSGHMTVDDLYRVIHRKHPGIGRTTIYRALKVFVDAQLASAIELKDGLTRFEHKYRHAHHDHMICTECGTILEFLSPEIERLQDEIAEAYGFNIESHRHQIFGLCQKCNRKAKSSSARKARKKTRAAGSKA comes from the coding sequence ATGGTGGAGCGAAGAGAAGAGTTCCGGGTGCTCGCCGACTACCTTAGCGCGAACGGTCTCAAGCACTCGCGTCAACGCGAGATTGTTCTCGAGCACTTTCTCGAGACCAGCGGGCACATGACGGTCGACGACCTCTATCGCGTCATCCATAGAAAGCACCCGGGTATCGGCCGCACGACGATCTATCGGGCGTTGAAGGTGTTCGTCGATGCCCAGCTGGCAAGCGCGATCGAGCTCAAGGACGGGCTGACGCGTTTCGAGCACAAGTATCGCCACGCCCATCACGACCACATGATCTGCACCGAATGCGGGACGATCCTTGAGTTCTTGAGCCCTGAGATCGAGCGACTTCAGGATGAGATCGCCGAGGCTTATGGGTTCAACATCGAGTCTCACCGGCACCAGATCTTCGGGCTTTGCCAAAAATGTAACCGAAAGGCCAAATCCTCTTCGGCGAGAAAGGCACGGAAGAAGACTCGAGCCGCGGGCTCGAAGGCGTAG
- a CDS encoding PilZ domain-containing protein, with amino-acid sequence MSRRSVPRLAPLVMRAVVDSGGAKQEGYLTNVSASGAFVVVDSLPPVGTEVSLSAILPWKLGELAARARVIWCSKTEDPIGAGLEFVELEGDSPRLLKAYLERFVGLAAQLDPGS; translated from the coding sequence ATGAGCAGGCGATCCGTACCCCGGCTGGCCCCACTCGTGATGAGGGCGGTGGTCGATTCGGGTGGAGCCAAACAGGAGGGTTACCTCACGAACGTCAGCGCCTCGGGCGCCTTCGTCGTCGTCGACTCGCTCCCCCCGGTAGGCACCGAGGTATCGCTCAGCGCCATCCTGCCGTGGAAACTGGGCGAGCTCGCCGCTCGCGCTCGAGTCATTTGGTGCAGCAAGACCGAGGACCCTATCGGCGCCGGACTGGAGTTCGTCGAGCTCGAAGGTGATTCGCCGCGACTTCTGAAGGCCTATCTCGAGCGCTTCGTCGGGCTCGCGGCGCAACTGGACCCCGGGTCCTGA